ATGTTAAGCAATCCGAAAAATACCAGGTAATTGCGAAAATAACAATGTAGTATAAAAACAAAAAGATCGGCAATTATTCAAATGATTCTTTCCAAAAAGTTTACCGAAGCCCTCATTTTTGCTAGCGAACTACACGCTACTCAAGTTCGCAAAGGTAGCGGCGTTCCTTACATCGCACATTTGTTAGGAGTGACCGGCATTGCTTTGGAATATGGCGCAGATGAAGAGGAAGCTATTTCTGCTTTATTGCATGACGCGGTAGAAGATCGAGGCGGTGCTGCTACTAGGGAAGAAATTCGCCGCCGTTTTGGGGATCGGGTAACTGCAATTGTGGATGGTTGTACGGATGCAGATATCATACCTAAACCACCTTGGCGAGAAAGAAAAGAGATTTTTATTGCCAGCATAGCTACCGCTTCCCCATCGGTGCTATTAGTTTCGGCATCGGATAAACTGCATAATGCGCGATCGATCTTGCAAGACTATCGCACATTGGGCGAGTCAGTTTGGCAGCGCTTCAAAGGAGGTAGGGAAGGTAGTCTTTGGTATTATCGCAGTTTAGTAGAAGCATATCGCAAAGTTTGGTCATCGCCTCTGGTTGACGAATTGGAGCGAGTAGTTTCAGAATTAGAACAGTTAGCTAATGGATAATCGTCATTAGTCATCAGTCATCGGTCATTAGTTATAACCAAATGACAAATGACCAATGACTAATGACTAATGAAAAATAACAAATGACCAACGTTAAATTAGACAAAATTACTCGTCGTTTTAATAACACGATCGCGATCGAAGATATTAGCTTTGAAGTTCCCGACGGTCAATTTTGGGTATTGCTTGGGCCTTCAGGTTGCGGCAAGTCTACGATTTTGCGAACGATCGCGGGATTAGAAACAGCAACTA
The genomic region above belongs to Leptolyngbyaceae cyanobacterium and contains:
- a CDS encoding HD domain-containing protein, which translates into the protein MILSKKFTEALIFASELHATQVRKGSGVPYIAHLLGVTGIALEYGADEEEAISALLHDAVEDRGGAATREEIRRRFGDRVTAIVDGCTDADIIPKPPWRERKEIFIASIATASPSVLLVSASDKLHNARSILQDYRTLGESVWQRFKGGREGSLWYYRSLVEAYRKVWSSPLVDELERVVSELEQLANG